One window of the Streptomyces sp. NBC_00654 genome contains the following:
- a CDS encoding carboxymuconolactone decarboxylase family protein, with amino-acid sequence MTHIALDNDLPGISGLMAHRPDTGEPLGRLADALLTAPSSLSRGERELIAAYVSELNGTAFCSASHSAFAAAQLDGGRALVDAVLTDAATAPVGPKLRALLRIAAEVQAAARPVSDEAVAAARAEGADDTDLHDTVLIAAAFCMFNRYVDGLATALPSDPADYTRTAERIVERGYRG; translated from the coding sequence GTGACGCACATAGCGCTCGACAACGATCTGCCCGGCATCAGCGGACTGATGGCGCACCGGCCGGACACCGGCGAACCGCTGGGCAGGCTGGCCGACGCCCTGCTGACCGCGCCGTCCTCGCTGAGCCGGGGCGAGCGCGAGCTGATCGCCGCCTATGTCTCCGAGCTCAACGGCACCGCGTTCTGCTCCGCCTCCCACAGCGCTTTCGCCGCCGCCCAGCTCGACGGCGGCCGGGCCCTGGTCGACGCGGTGCTCACCGACGCCGCCACCGCGCCGGTCGGTCCCAAGCTGCGCGCCCTGCTCCGTATCGCGGCCGAGGTACAGGCCGCGGCGCGCCCGGTGTCCGACGAGGCCGTCGCGGCCGCCCGCGCCGAGGGTGCCGACGACACCGACCTCCACGACACCGTTCTGATCGCCGCCGCCTTCTGCATGTTCAACCGTTACGTCGACGGCCTGGCCACCGCTCTCCCCTCCGACCCCGCCGACTACACGCGGACGGCCGAGCGAATCGTCGAGCGGGGCTACCGGGGCTGA
- a CDS encoding class I SAM-dependent methyltransferase translates to MTVDIAPTSARSVATIYNSAVAAFAIAAAWEVGALEELYRERTLDTSEFAERRGLDALSTTGLFRAMASVGLVHREGTAVIPLSGFDAVYHNKSFFHWLGRGSAELFQQIPRVLRNEQRTGAYYRRDPAAIAFACREIDDITYAPAYWGAIERLDFPVTRVADLGCGSGGRLMDLLHRFPGTTGIGVDIAAPSLEVARKEAADIGLSDRSEFVRGDVLRLEPRPEFADIELVTCFMMGHDFWPRENCVATLRRLREVFPAARRLLIGDATRTALPDTELPVFTLGFELGHDLMGTFLPTIDDWESVFAEGGWELVRTNRIELTVGEVIFELA, encoded by the coding sequence GTGACCGTTGACATCGCGCCGACCAGCGCGCGCAGCGTTGCCACGATCTACAACTCGGCCGTCGCGGCCTTCGCCATCGCCGCCGCGTGGGAGGTGGGGGCGTTGGAGGAGCTCTACCGCGAACGCACCCTGGACACATCCGAATTCGCGGAGCGCCGCGGCCTCGACGCTCTCTCCACGACCGGTCTCTTCCGGGCCATGGCCTCGGTCGGACTCGTCCACCGCGAGGGCACCGCCGTCATCCCGCTGTCCGGGTTCGACGCGGTGTACCACAACAAGTCCTTCTTCCACTGGCTCGGCCGGGGCAGCGCCGAGCTTTTCCAGCAGATCCCCCGGGTGCTGCGCAACGAACAGCGCACCGGCGCCTACTACCGCAGGGACCCGGCGGCCATCGCGTTCGCCTGCCGCGAGATCGACGACATCACCTACGCCCCGGCCTACTGGGGTGCCATCGAGCGCCTCGACTTCCCCGTCACCCGTGTCGCGGATCTCGGCTGCGGCAGCGGCGGCCGGCTGATGGACCTGCTGCACCGCTTCCCCGGCACCACGGGCATCGGGGTCGACATCGCCGCTCCGTCCCTGGAGGTGGCACGCAAGGAAGCCGCCGACATCGGTCTGTCCGACCGTTCCGAGTTCGTGCGGGGGGACGTGCTCCGGCTGGAACCGCGCCCGGAGTTCGCCGACATCGAGCTGGTCACCTGCTTCATGATGGGCCATGACTTCTGGCCGCGCGAGAACTGCGTGGCCACCCTGCGCCGGCTGCGCGAGGTCTTCCCGGCCGCACGCCGGCTGCTGATCGGCGACGCCACCCGCACGGCGCTGCCGGACACCGAACTGCCGGTCTTCACCCTGGGCTTCGAGCTCGGACACGATCTGATGGGGACCTTCCTGCCGACCATCGACGACTGGGAGTCGGTGTTCGCCGAAGGCGGCTGGGAGCTCGTGCGCACCAACCGCATCGAGCTGACCGTCGGGGAGGTCATCTTCGAACTGGCCTGA
- a CDS encoding thiamine pyrophosphate-binding protein has protein sequence MPTLAAAVARTLATAGVRHAFGLVGGGNILAAAALTEAGVHYTAARHEGGAMAMADAYFRVTGEVAVCTTTHGPGLTNAATALGEAAKNRSAAVLLCGDAPTGGPRPHDIDQSALVTSLGVPVVRLTDPATALARTSAALELARTRQCPVVVMLPGDLLGAEVSPPSAPGANPIAAPAATVRPDVPAAVLRALARSRRPLVLAGAGAWRSGAGKVLRDLGDRLGALFTTTVMANGLFDESPWSLGICGGFAAPEPAGLISRADLVLAFGASLDTFTLHGGRLLDPDATVVRIDLEPGPGPAGRADLSVVGDASLVATRLLDALGPAAPPAGPGTWRSAAARTAAARRWDTVPCEDASGAGRIDPRTLTRHLAGLLPAERTLVLDGGHFISWPAMYWPVPDPAAMVFTGAAFQSIGLGLAGAVGAAVGRPDRTTVAAIGDGGGLMGLSELETLVRSGRSCLVVVYDDASYGFEDHMYTPRGADPAMVNFDDTDFAGTARALGARAVTVRVPADLAEVTAWRERGCPGTLLLDCKIVHTVVAPFLEDLLAPADHRG, from the coding sequence ATGCCCACGCTCGCCGCCGCCGTCGCCCGTACCCTCGCAACCGCCGGCGTCCGCCATGCGTTCGGTCTGGTCGGCGGCGGCAACATCCTCGCCGCCGCGGCCCTGACCGAAGCGGGCGTCCACTACACGGCGGCCCGCCACGAGGGCGGTGCCATGGCGATGGCCGACGCCTACTTCCGGGTGACGGGGGAGGTGGCGGTCTGTACGACGACCCATGGGCCGGGGCTCACCAACGCGGCCACGGCGCTGGGCGAGGCGGCCAAGAACCGTTCCGCCGCCGTCCTGCTGTGCGGTGACGCGCCGACCGGTGGGCCCAGGCCGCACGACATCGACCAGAGCGCGCTGGTCACCTCGCTCGGTGTGCCCGTCGTACGGCTCACCGATCCGGCCACCGCCCTCGCGCGGACCTCCGCCGCGCTGGAACTCGCCCGTACCCGGCAGTGCCCCGTCGTCGTCATGCTGCCCGGTGATCTGCTGGGTGCCGAGGTGTCCCCCCCTTCGGCACCCGGCGCCAACCCGATCGCGGCACCGGCCGCGACGGTCCGGCCCGACGTGCCGGCGGCGGTGCTCCGGGCCCTGGCCCGCTCCCGGCGGCCCCTGGTACTGGCGGGAGCGGGCGCCTGGCGCTCGGGGGCCGGCAAGGTGCTGCGCGACCTCGGGGACCGGCTCGGCGCGCTGTTCACCACGACGGTGATGGCCAACGGGCTCTTCGACGAAAGCCCCTGGTCCCTCGGGATCTGCGGTGGGTTCGCCGCCCCGGAGCCCGCCGGGCTGATCTCCCGCGCCGACCTGGTGCTGGCCTTCGGCGCGAGCCTGGACACCTTCACCCTGCACGGCGGACGGCTGCTGGACCCCGACGCCACCGTCGTACGGATCGACCTGGAGCCGGGTCCGGGACCGGCCGGGCGCGCGGACCTCTCCGTGGTCGGGGACGCCTCGCTCGTCGCCACCCGGCTGCTGGACGCCCTCGGCCCGGCGGCTCCGCCGGCCGGTCCCGGTACCTGGCGGTCGGCGGCCGCCCGCACGGCGGCCGCCCGCCGCTGGGACACGGTGCCGTGCGAGGACGCCTCCGGCGCGGGGCGGATCGATCCGCGCACCCTCACACGTCACCTGGCCGGACTGCTGCCCGCCGAGCGCACCCTCGTGCTGGACGGCGGCCACTTCATCTCCTGGCCCGCCATGTACTGGCCGGTGCCCGACCCCGCGGCGATGGTCTTCACCGGGGCCGCCTTCCAGAGCATCGGCCTCGGGCTGGCGGGGGCGGTCGGCGCCGCGGTCGGCCGCCCCGACCGGACGACGGTGGCGGCGATCGGCGACGGCGGCGGGCTGATGGGGCTCTCCGAGCTGGAGACCCTGGTGCGCAGCGGGCGGTCCTGCCTGGTCGTGGTGTACGACGACGCGTCGTACGGATTCGAGGACCACATGTACACCCCGCGCGGGGCGGACCCCGCGATGGTGAACTTCGACGACACCGACTTCGCCGGGACGGCCCGCGCGCTGGGCGCCCGCGCCGTCACCGTACGCGTTCCGGCGGATCTGGCCGAGGTGACGGCCTGGCGCGAACGCGGCTGCCCCGGCACCCTGCTGCTGGACTGCAAGATCGTGCATACGGTGGTGGCGCCGTTCCTGGAGGATCTGCTGGCCCCGGCGGACCACCGGGGGTGA
- a CDS encoding GNAT family N-acetyltransferase, whose product MLTTEEFEVRESGPEELAAWCRVFADGQAELSGVATEPGAPAERLRAGPGDGVRRWAAREAGRICAVADLRPQRHDPAVGFLRLTVAPRARCRGTGAALLARIAAEAGDRGTERIQALVPAGTPGQRFVRRWRVMLRLELHEQRLDRDVLRRCHELAADPHPGYRVVSWQRAAPAEWAPSFGRVMGHVLDAPGAELQMASRAWDTAAVRAWEAEMAGRRLLVSAVVHLPSCEVVGATVATVADTGARAADQHDTAVLPGHRSGGLARWMKARHTLRLHELFPEAGSVTVTVNRENAPMLAVNRMIGYRLVRERLLVETPTAGIPTAGIPTGGTGPNG is encoded by the coding sequence GTGCTGACGACTGAGGAGTTCGAGGTCAGGGAGTCCGGCCCGGAGGAACTGGCGGCCTGGTGCCGGGTGTTCGCGGACGGGCAGGCAGAGCTGTCCGGAGTCGCGACGGAGCCCGGTGCGCCGGCCGAACGGCTGCGCGCCGGGCCGGGGGACGGGGTACGGCGGTGGGCCGCCCGGGAGGCCGGGCGGATCTGTGCGGTGGCCGACCTGCGGCCGCAGCGGCACGATCCCGCGGTCGGGTTCCTCCGTCTGACCGTGGCGCCGCGGGCACGGTGCCGGGGCACCGGGGCGGCGTTGCTCGCCCGGATCGCGGCAGAGGCCGGGGACCGGGGGACGGAGCGGATCCAGGCGCTGGTGCCGGCGGGGACGCCCGGCCAGCGGTTCGTTCGCCGGTGGCGCGTGATGCTGCGGTTGGAGCTGCACGAACAGCGTCTCGACCGGGACGTCCTGAGGCGCTGCCACGAGCTGGCGGCGGATCCTCACCCCGGCTACCGGGTGGTGTCCTGGCAGCGTGCGGCGCCCGCGGAATGGGCGCCCTCGTTCGGGCGGGTGATGGGCCATGTGCTGGACGCGCCCGGAGCCGAGCTGCAGATGGCCTCCCGGGCCTGGGACACCGCGGCGGTCCGCGCCTGGGAGGCGGAGATGGCCGGGCGGCGACTGCTCGTCAGCGCGGTGGTCCATCTGCCCTCGTGCGAGGTCGTCGGCGCGACGGTGGCCACGGTGGCCGATACCGGTGCGCGGGCGGCCGACCAGCACGACACCGCCGTACTGCCCGGACACCGGAGCGGTGGGCTGGCCCGCTGGATGAAAGCCCGCCACACGCTGCGGCTGCACGAACTGTTTCCCGAGGCCGGGTCGGTCACGGTCACCGTGAACCGGGAGAACGCCCCGATGCTCGCCGTGAACCGGATGATCGGCTACCGGCTCGTGCGTGAACGGCTGCTGGTGGAGACCCCCACGGCCGGTATTCCCACGGCCGGTATCCCCACCGGCGGCACCGGACCGAACGGGTGA
- a CDS encoding 4-hydroxyphenylacetate 3-hydroxylase family protein — translation MTDQHRSGAESRPGSSVSRPLTGDEYIESLRDDRQVFLYGERVKDITAHPAFHNPVRMTARLYDALHDPATQDVLTTRTDTGSGGLTHRFYTTPHSAEDLVADQQAIAAWSRMSYGWMGRSPDYKAAFLGTLGANSEFYGPFADNARRWYREAQEKVLYWNHAIVHPPVDRSLPPDEVADVFVHVEKETDAGLVVSGAKVVATGSALTHHNFIAHYGLPIKKKEFALVATVPTGAPGVKLICRPSYSATAAVMGTPFDYPLSSRLDENDTILVMDKVLIPWENVFIYGDMAKIQMFSSQSGFMERFTFHGCTRLAVKLEFIAGALAKALEVTGTQDFRGVQTRLGEVLAWRNLFWGLSDAAARNPVKWHNGAVLPNPQYGMAYRWFMQIGYPRVKEIIEQDVASGLIYLNSSADDFKNPEIRPYLDKYVRGSNGIEAVDRVKVLKLLWDAVGTEFGGRHELYERNYAGNHENTRTELLFAQTASGQIDDYKAMVDQCMSEYDLDGWTVPDLSSFEGLRGVRRNLPGS, via the coding sequence ATGACCGATCAGCACCGCTCCGGCGCCGAGAGCCGTCCCGGGTCCTCGGTGAGCCGGCCGCTCACCGGCGACGAGTACATCGAGAGCCTGCGCGACGACCGGCAGGTGTTCCTGTACGGGGAGCGCGTCAAGGACATCACCGCCCACCCGGCGTTCCACAACCCGGTGCGGATGACGGCACGTCTCTACGACGCCCTGCACGACCCGGCCACCCAGGACGTCCTGACCACCCGGACGGACACGGGGAGCGGCGGACTGACCCACCGCTTCTACACCACACCGCACAGCGCCGAGGACCTCGTCGCCGACCAGCAGGCGATCGCCGCGTGGTCCCGGATGAGCTACGGCTGGATGGGCCGCAGCCCCGACTACAAGGCGGCCTTCCTCGGCACGCTCGGGGCCAACTCCGAGTTCTACGGGCCCTTCGCCGACAACGCACGGCGCTGGTACCGCGAGGCCCAGGAGAAGGTCCTGTACTGGAACCACGCGATCGTCCATCCGCCGGTGGACCGCAGTCTGCCGCCGGACGAGGTGGCCGATGTCTTCGTGCACGTGGAGAAGGAGACCGACGCGGGGCTCGTGGTCAGCGGTGCGAAGGTGGTCGCCACCGGCTCGGCGCTGACCCACCACAACTTCATCGCGCACTACGGACTGCCCATCAAGAAGAAGGAGTTCGCGCTGGTGGCCACGGTGCCCACCGGCGCCCCCGGGGTGAAGCTGATCTGCCGCCCCTCCTACAGCGCCACCGCGGCCGTGATGGGCACCCCGTTCGACTACCCGCTGTCCTCGCGGCTCGACGAGAACGACACGATCCTGGTGATGGACAAGGTCCTCATCCCCTGGGAGAACGTGTTCATCTACGGGGACATGGCCAAGATCCAGATGTTCTCCTCGCAGTCCGGCTTCATGGAGCGCTTCACCTTCCACGGCTGCACCCGGCTGGCCGTCAAGCTGGAGTTCATCGCGGGAGCGCTCGCCAAGGCCCTGGAGGTCACCGGCACCCAGGACTTCCGGGGTGTGCAGACCCGCCTCGGTGAGGTCCTGGCCTGGCGCAACCTCTTCTGGGGCCTCTCGGACGCGGCGGCGCGCAACCCGGTGAAGTGGCACAACGGGGCGGTACTGCCCAACCCGCAGTACGGCATGGCCTACCGCTGGTTCATGCAGATCGGCTACCCGCGCGTCAAGGAGATCATCGAGCAGGACGTCGCGAGCGGCCTGATCTACCTCAACTCCAGCGCGGACGACTTCAAGAACCCCGAGATCCGCCCCTACCTCGACAAATACGTACGGGGCTCGAACGGCATCGAGGCCGTGGACCGGGTCAAGGTGCTGAAACTCCTGTGGGACGCGGTGGGAACGGAGTTCGGCGGACGCCACGAGCTCTACGAGCGCAACTACGCCGGCAACCACGAGAACACCCGCACCGAGCTGCTGTTCGCGCAGACCGCCTCGGGGCAGATCGACGACTACAAGGCGATGGTCGACCAGTGCATGTCGGAGTACGACCTGGACGGCTGGACGGTGCCCGACCTGTCCTCGTTCGAGGGGCTCAGAGGCGTCCGCAGGAACCTGCCCGGCAGCTGA